TCCCTTAACATGGAAGACGAGgaacagactccatttgaagatctctccctcatcacagttgatcaGGAATATGAAGATGAGCACCAAAGTCAGTCCTCCGGGAATATGCAGGTAACCTTGGAAgagacagcacatggaagaatcccaaccaagcctatgaagaggcgtgtagtggtgataggggattccctactgaggggtacagaagcagtgatctgtgggcctgacaagatgtctcgagaggtgtgctgtctccccagGGCCAAGATCAAAGATGTAACAGaacggctgcaaggaatcataaaacccactgacaaataccccttccttttggtccatgtgggaaccaatgacactgcaagccatagcctccagaagatcaaaagtgattataaggctctgggcaggaagttgaagcaattaaatgcacaaattgtcatctcatctgtcctcccagttgaacgacaTGGtccagggagagggggagaaataggggaagtgaacaactggcttcgcaaatggtgcaaacaggaacggtttggattcttagatcacggtctgcagtttcttgaagatggattTCTGGCAAGttatgggctgcacctcacaagggttggaaggaatgtttttgccatgaaactcaaaaacctcatcaggagggctttaaactgacttatgtgggggagggagacagtggtcctgaaggtaggagtctatcaagtactgaagatgatcatccaaatgtcaaggaccaaatggagcaaacagcacgcagacctagtggtgggaggaaaatatcctcaaataagagccatgggggaatgatcaatggtcttcaatgtctgtatactaatgcacagagcatgggaaataaacaagatgaacttgagctcttggtacagaaaactaaatatgacataataggcatcactgaaacctggtgggatgagtctcatgattggaatgtagtaatagagggatacaatctatttcagagaaatagaccaaacaggaaaggaggaggagtagcgttatatgtcagggatgtgtatacctgtgaagagatccaggatttgaaactccaaagccaagttgagGGTATCTGgctcaaaattaagggagagaaaaataacagtgatctcattgtgggagtttactatagacccccaagccaaactgaggacacagatgatgccttcctggaactgagggccaagcattcaaaaggaagtgagatagtagtaatgggggatttcaactaccctgatatttgttggatgtcaaactcagccaagagcataaggtcgaacagattcctcactggccttgcagacaatttcattgtccagaaagtgggagaagcaacaagaggatcagccattttagatttggtcctaaccaatagtgatgacctggttagtggggtagaagtggcaggatcattaggtgggagtgaccatgctctactggagtttattatacagtggaaaggagcaaccaagcatactaagactcaaattctagactttaagaaagctgacttcagaaaacttagggaaatgctgggtgaaatcccatggacagaaatactaaaagggaagggagttcatgatggttggcagcttgttaaaagggagatattaaaagcacaacttcaggcaataccagtgagacggaaacatggaaggtgcctaaagaagccagggtggctatctaaagaacttttaattgagttaagatttaaaagggatatgtacaaaaaatggaaaaagggggaaaccaccagagaggaattcaaacaaatagccagcacgtgtagagacaaagtcagaaaagctaaagcacagaatgaactcaggcttgctagagaggttaaaagcaacaaaaagggcttttatgggtatgtccgtagcaaaaggaagaacaaggaaacagtggggtcacttagaggagaaattggtgaaatgcgaacaggggacagagaaagggcagaactcctcaatgccttctttgcctcagtcttctccaagaaagaaaacaatgcccgacctgaagaatatggagcagatgattcagcaggggaaacacagcccagaataagtaaggaggtagtacaggaatacttggctaatttagatgtattcaagtctccagggccagatgaactacatccaagagtattaaaagaactggcagaggtgatttcaggatgggtgacacctggcttgagagcagtacacgtgaaaatgatctaggagtcttggtagaccacaaacttgacatgagtcaacagtgtgatgcagcagctaaaaaatccaatgcaattctgggctgcatcaataggagtatagtgtctagatcaagggaggtaatagtaccactatattctgctctggtcagacctcacctggaatactgtgtccagttctgggcaccaaagttcaagaaggatactgacaagctggaacatgtccagaagagggcaaccaaaatggtcaaaggcctggaaacaatgccttatgaggaacggcttagggagctggttatgtttagcctggagaaatgaaggttaaggggtgatatgatagccatgttcaaatatataaaaggatgtcatctagaggagggtgaaaggttgttttctgctgctccagagaaccggacacggggcaatggattcaaactacaagaaagaagattccacctaaacattaggaacaacttcctgacagtgagaggtgttcggcagtggaatttgctgccaaggagtgtggtggagtctccttctttggaggtctttaagcagaggcttgacagccatctgtcaggaatgctttgatggtgtttcctgcttggcagggggttggactggatggcccttgtggtctcttccaactctatgattccatgattctattatgCTAAAccgtgtttccatgtgctctgtttTCCATCACGGtatcccattgtgccagaagtggtttagtcctgctggccacatgacccggaaagctgtctgtggacaaaggctagCTCCCTTGGTCTCAAAatagagatgagtgccacaccccatagtcgaatttgactggacttaactgtccaggggtcctttacctttaccttttttttaccctatctcctctctgtttcctctttccctggctaaacatacccaactccttcaacagAGAGAAGTTTCCTTCCTGGTTCACAATACTAGAGTGCATAGTAATTgagtgaagctgaatgctggaagattcagggtggACAGAggcatttcttcacacagcacaagaggtcgtgacggccaccaacttctGTGGCTTTACAAAGGACGAGGCAACCAGGGGCTCCTAGCAATGATGGCTCCACATTATCTCCGGTCTCAGAGGTTGCTGCAGATTGCAAGTGTGGAGagttgttgttgcactcaggtcctgcttgtgccGTATTCAGTGCTCTGGTATTCAGAGGAGTCCCACCTGCAGCTGTGGAAGCAGAatgcagccattgtggctagtagccacgggTCAGCCAAAAAGTGCCATGAAACAGCACAGAAGTCTATATGAAAAACGATTTCAGGGACTTCCGGCAAGGGCACCATTGCCAGCGGTTGGGAGCTGCCTCGGTTCCGAGGCAGCTCCGATTCCCCCAGGGGCTAGGAGTCCcacaaccgcgctgcgggctccggtaagccgcgggaagagcgtcctgcggtCTGGGCACTCCGGCGGGCCCCATTTGCGCCGTCCCATtctcgggcttcccttgtaaaagggaggctcgagtgaaTGGGCTCCgacgcggggctgtggaggtggTCCCCAACCGGGGGAATCAAGCGGCAGCTAGCCGCTGGCATTTGCGCGCCCCATTCTTGCTCATTTGGACTGAAAGAAGGACTCCGTAACCCGTAAGTACGGATTCAATTGGCACCTAAAATTGACTAATTGGATTGCGGAGAGAAACGtcaaagaggaagtccgtttctctcccctgtggtaaaaaataaagtaacaatggatctggctgttgctacttttggctgtTACAAAGTTTTACGTTGATGCTTTTGATTTTCtaagaaacccctgttaggggctGATTGAGAACTTTGAACTATTTCTTCTAAGAGACTGTGGAATATAACACGAAAAAGttttgcactctgatcagggggaaatggcggctgtaatttgagacgtgaagatggaaaagtactgaactttgttatttcctgcctacttctgacCTTTTTGGTATCGTTCCCACAGTGTCTTCAGATCCAGCAATGGGTTTAGAACAAAGAAAAATTCTTCAACAATTAGACCTGTTGGAACAGAATGTTATTGAGAGATTTTTTGAGATTGGAATGGCTCTTAAGAATCTGGCTAAGGATTTTAAAGAAGCAATTAGTGAGGGATATTCTCCAGGGATTTCATCTGAAGTAAAGAAGACGCAAGTACGAAAAGAAGAAAAGTCTGGCGGATGTGAGAGGTCCGGGACTGGTTATCGAGAtcttataacggctttctggggtgggagcccagaaaagcTGGAACAACAATCCTGGGAATTACAATTTGATCTGCAGAGTGGTGTGGAGATGCCTGGTGACAATGAACAATTTTCTTTGAAGAATCTAGTAAAGACATTCTGGGACAATGCATTGGACTTTGGATATCAAGAAAAAGAGGACACTTTGGATTTTGGTTTAGGAAAAGGATGGAGAGAAGGCTGGTGGGTGATTGTGATGGGAAGAGGggaaatggtaagaagggggtaGGGTAAAAGGAGTTATGAGTTTAATTGGGAAGGCTTACCACGGTACCCCAACGTCAGAGAGTAAAATTAAtttggaaaagagaagaaatatCTAGGTTTTTTATGATAATGTGTGGGGTTATTATTGTATAAGGTAGAAATTAGAAATAATAAGAGCAACAGTGTTATCGAATTAAGagaaagaaaggatataagaagtgaagatttgaaatatgatgtTATTTTTGATAATTAGAAGTTATATGATATAAGATGCTGAGATGAAGACTAAGAATATTGGTGAATGCATAgttaaagtagttataaagttactaaagtaaattagaactgaatgcaggagagaggacgggggaagtcccccttatagaagatttgaaataagagtataattaatagttggtgtgttcctgtgtgtgaggtatgtattagttttcttttgttatgttatttgtagtatttgtttttatttgaatgtttgttattatttgctattttcttttttgttgtatttgttttttgtgtggaaaaaccaataaatttttgtttaaaaaaaaaacgattTCAGCTTCTCAGGGAACAGTCAGAAGGGGATTGACAGAGAGGTAATGTGAGGTGGCTTCCTGCTTACTTGTGCTCCATGTGAATTTGGTGTCTTTTTTCCTCCTGGGGGgcagtttgtttttttcaaaaacctCGCTTCCAGAAGCTGTTACCAAGCTTGTCTGTTGCATACCTGCAACCATTCTGCAGGACAGTGACAGATCTACAATTATGggaccctgaagcttgaactgttatgggggggcggggaggcctTCACAATCAGCAATGAGTTCTGGGTCATCCCTGTGACCACCTTCAAGAGAGTCATTCTATAACAGAtcaccagtttgtttgttttttaaatctcagATATGGATTAAAATGGCTGTTCTGGATTTTCTCACCTGTCCAAGTCACTGGGGTGAATAAAAATGTCTGATGCCTTATAATtattgagccccacattgggtgaaagattccttccttggagggggttgaactagatgaccctcaggttccttccagttctatgaattCATTATTCTATATGTCTATGGAGggtgatgataacaacaacaacaacaacaacaacaacaatttatttgaaccccgtccatctggttgggtttccccagccactctgagcggcttccaacaaagattaaagatacattaaaatgtcacatatcaaaaacttccctaaacagggctgccttcagatgtcttctaaatgtcaggtagttgtttatctttttgacatctgatgggagggcgttccacagggcgggcgccaccaccgagaaggccctctgcctggttccctgtaacttggttctcgcagtgagggaaccgtcagaaggccctcggcgctggacctcagttccgggcagaacagtgggggtggagatgctccttcaggtatactgggctgaagccatttagggctttaaaggtcaacaccaacactttgaattgtgctcggaaacatactgggagccaatgtaggttagGGGGCTTGGGTTTAGGGTTGGGGTGAGGGTTAGAGTTAgagcagggtaataataataataataataataataataataataataataataataataataataaatttatttatttatttatgccctgcccatcaggctgggtttccccggcgactctgggcaacttccaacagaatattaaaatgcaataatatattaaacattgaaagcttccctaaacagggctgccttcagatgtcttctaaaagtctggtagtagtttttctctttgacatctttgaattgtgctcggaaatgtactgggagccaacgtaggtttttcaagatcggtgttatgtggtctcggtggctgctcccagtctccagtctagttgccgcattctggattagttgttgtttctgggtcacctttaaaggtagccccacgtagagcgcattgcagtaatccaagtgagagataactagagcatgtaccactctggcgagacagtctgcaggcaggtagggtctcagcctgtgtaccagatggagctggtaaacagctgccctggacacagaattaacctgcgcctccatggacagctgtgagtccaaaatgactcccaggctgcgcatctggtccttcaggggcacagttaccccattcaggaccaggaaatcccccacacccgctcgcaccctgtcccccaaaagcagtacttgtcttgtcaggattcaacctcaatctgttagccatccatcctccaaccgcctccaggcactcacacaggaccttcactgccttcactggttctgatttgaaagagaggtagagctgggtatcatccgcatacagatgaacacccagcccaaaccccctgatgatctctcccagcggcttcatatagatattaaaaagcatgggggaagagtacggaaccctgaggcaccccacaagtgagagcccaggggtctcatcccccccccactctctggacacggcccaggaggaaggagcggaaccactgtataacagtgcccccagaaaaggagagaaaggttccttccagttctatggATTTATGATTCTATATGTCTATGGGGGGTGAAAAGGAGAGAAATGTTCTATACATGCATGAAGCATCGTTGaaacatgaaataaaacctaGAAAAGACCACAGTCAATATAATATTCCATCATAGACACCTATGAGAATACATAATACATGAAGCACATTTTATAAAATACTCTTTATTCCAgtcttgcagggggttgcactagatgccccttgtggtcccttttaattctaagattctattattcttttttCTGGTTTTTCAAGCAACATATTCACATCCTGAGAGTTTCCTAGCTATATCATTTTCTGGAGAAAAGATGGAGTGCTCTGCAGCAGAATGGCCAACTAACTGCCTTGGCATCACCTGACTCTTCAACTTTGGGATTGTCGAAAGAAAGACCACCCAGAATTAATCCCTTTGAGACATGtgaattttttaaagcaatgtgaaCCCAAGTCAGGCCCCCTCTGGGATTCAGTTTCAGATTTTTCAAGGAAGATCCACCTCGGTctatgccaggggtccccaaactaaggcccggggggcaaatgcggcccaatcgccttctaaatccggcccgcggacggtccaggaatcagcgtatttttacatgagtagaatgtgtccttttatttaaaatgcatctctgggttatttgtggggcctgcctggtgtttttacatgagtagaatgtgtgcttttatttaaaatgcatttctcggttatttctggggcataggaattcgttcttcttcttcttcttttttcaaaatatagtccggccccccacaaggtctgagggacagtggaccagccccctgctgaaaaagtttgctgacccctggtctatgccCTGCAAGTGGGACCTGGACTCCACCCATTGCGGTGGCCCATGAGATGCCCATGGGGAGTGCAAAGGGAACCCTGCCACCCCCACCTGGGCCCTGGCTTGGTCTGGCTGCCCCCTTCAGACCCCACCTCTCCCCCTGTCTCCATCTCTCCTCCCCATCTCACCCCCAGGGGCAGCAGGCTGCTAAGCAGCAGGGGTATCCCAGGCCCCTCACCACACGCCTCCCCTGGCCAGGCTGCTAATCCTCCAGGGTGCAATTCAGGGCCCGGAAGCCAGGCAGTGTCACCCGCCCCAGCCGGGCCAAGTCATCCAATGAGCCCTGGTTCATGCGGCGAACGAGGTCCTTCTCAAAGAGCAGCGGGTGGTAGGCGCCCAGCGTGCAGGCCTCGTCCACAAAGTCCTGGTAGTAGTGGCAACGCGGAGACTGGCGCTGCGAGGGCAGGAACTCGTAGACATGGACCAGGTCACAGAGCGACAACATCAGCACTGTCCCTGGAAGAGGGAGAGATGGAGGTGGGGCCACTGCAAAGAAGGACCTTCAGGGCCAGGAAGAAACCTCTTTCACCTGGGCTGGAAAGTTGGTGCTTGATGAGTCCCCCTGAGCATGGGCAAAGTGCCTCACTCTTCATGCCACCCCTACCCCCCAACCAGTGAGAGGAAGGAAAGCAGGCACAGAGGAGCTCTGGGTAAAAAGGGAGGAATAGGAAGGGTGCCTCTTAGCCACTCAAAGGGGAGCACCCTTGGGAgacacaggggaggggagtgcctTCCTTACCAAGCAGTCCTGAGGAGGGTGGGTTCCGCTGTACTGCCTCAGGTGCCCCTTCCTGCACCAGCCCCCAGAGCTGCCACTGCACCCGCGGGTGCAGCAGGTGGAAGAGCTGTTGGGGCCTCTGGGAGCGCACCGCGCGGAAGGGTCTGAAGATGGGGTAGTCAGGAGCCTCGAACCACTGccgggagagggagaaaggggagtGCGGAGCAGAGCAGAGCTTCACCTCACCCCACCATCTTTGGTGCAAAGGTCTTTTtctcaggggcgttcttagccccttggctgccgggggcgggaagccaagaggcacccctgggggtggggcattgcggtgcgtgcatgcgtgcatcatgatgtcatgagcagccgctgcacgaaggggtgctgggcggcggattcgggagtctttgcaggctgcaaagactcccaaatccgccacccgggctcccttggcagagcgcaagtcggggcagggagagggatgggccagagaggaggggtgtccctccttgctggcccgcccctctccatgccccggctccgcaagccagccagcagcggagctcagcaaagaggcaaggggcgggccagcgaggaaggtATGGCACCCCAAcacgctggcccgccccttgcctccatgccaagctccgccgctggaagggggggccaTTTTcagcgctgccggggcggagccgcaggggcagccagcgagggggggtgccACCCCGGCAGTGtcaaaaatagcctaaaaagaaaaaaaaagaaaaaaaataagtaaaaaaaaagcccagaggGTGGGGTCGCCCcacgatgtgtcacccccagcaggggcgctgcccagggCCCCCCCGCCTACtccacccctcccttgctacgcctctgctctTTCTCAAGGAGCCAAATGTGGCTCTTGATATCCTCCTAGCTGTGGCATTCACCCTTCAAGCCAGAGGGAAGTTGCAGGGAGTTCCCCTGACAGCCAGCAGGAGGCGCCAGAGAGCCCAAAACCAGCATCCAAAGCCCCTTGCCCGAATTCTAATCCTGACATTTGCTGTAGCCCATGAAATCCTGGGAGTGTAATTCACAGAGGatgcccctgccctcccctggcaCCCACGGATCTCGTCCTGCCCCAAGCACAAGGCAGAGAGAGGGTCTCACCTCCTGCAGGTCCCCTGGGAAAGGGGCTGGGTCCCAGGCAACCAAGGCTCCCTGCGCATAGAGTTGGTCATCCAGAAAGTGCTGCTCAGGAGAAGCCATCAGCTGTGGGGTagaaggcaggggggggggtcagaactGGCCTGACTCCAGGATCCCAGAAAGTTGTTCAGATGGAATCAGAGGAGAAGTCCCCAAGGTTGCTGGCCCTTAGGTGCAGCCTAGTTAGACATGTAGGTTTCTTGCCCAGAGCCCAAAAATGCCTGCCCAGGGATGACTGAAGCCTAGCAGGGAAGGGCAGGCTGGCTGGCAGAGGGCAGCCCCACCTTTCTCTGCACTTCCAGAGAGGCCATCCTTCCCTCTTCTATCCTCTTGTTGCTCCCCTGAGAGAAATTATGCCTTTTACTCTAAGCTGCTTGGCACCTTCTGCTGCTCATATTGCACCTGCtcatattgcacacacacacacacacacacacacacacaccttccaccTGCAGAGGAGCAGCATGGGGGTGACTTCTGTGGGCAAGGCCCCTTGATGCCACGTCCAAAGCCCTGGCAGTGCACAGGTGCCCCTGAGCCAGAGCGCAAACTCACACTGGAGCTGGCGAAGGCAATAACGTCAGCGCCATCACTCTTGGGTAACATTGAGACAAGAGCTCTTGGTCCTACTGTGTGCTTTCATTGGTTTACCAGTGCCACCAGCATCCTGTGCTGTCAACAACTGTTCCTTGCGAACGGTTCCTTGACCCAGGGCAGGTGTTCATTGCCGAGATGAGAGCATTATTCACCAATCTGCTGGTAAGCAGCTGAAGGTGTGCCTTTTTATGGAAGCTCTGCTGATCACTGGCTGTGATTTTTGCCTCCCACTGCCATTCAACTCTCACCTGAAGACATGGACCGGAGTTCACAAAAGTTCATCTCATAATTAATAACATTTCCTAGTTTTGAAGGTGCCTCAAGCCTCTTTACAACAGTGGGCTTCAGCACACCCTAGAACTGGAGGGCGGGGGTTGTGGCTACAGAGCAGTCCAAAGCTCATAACCCCACACACTACAGTCCCACTAGGCTGCCCCCAATTGGCTCTTCCCTTTATCTGACCCAAACCCATATCCACACCCTGCTGTTCTCTCCCAGCCACCCCCCTTTCATTGCCTACCTGGGAATTCACGAGGCGGATGGTAGTTTTGGTGCCCACGTCCTGCTCATAGCCAGTAGTTGGGGCTCCGTTGAAACGAAGAACAGCATCATGGGAGtctaagaggaggaggaagaaaattaaagccagggggagggagagcaggCAAACCCCTACCCAACCAGGGCCCTTCTTAGACCTGCAGCTCCCTTCCTGTGGAGGGGGGCAGCCAGCCATGCTGGGGGCCCCTGCTCAAGATGTGCCCCAGGGTAGCTGCATCAACAGGGGAACAAGAGGGCCCACTTCAAGCAGACTCCCATAAAGACCAGATAGTTACCCATTATTTcagtattcttcttctttttatcatTACGTAACTGTAAAGTATTGCTAGGAGTATCCACCTGAGTCTTTGCCAACAGAAATGCACTGCTAACATTTCTAGGGTGTGAAATGAGCTCCTTCTGTGAGAACTCAGATGGAATTTTACACAAAAGGCACAACCTGCAGGGGTGTTGGAGAGAACAGACCCAAGGGGATCCGAGAACCTCCTGCTGCTAAACTACTTGAAAGAGAGATGAGAAATCCAGGTATACTAGGTGGGATATGAAGGGAACAACCCCTATCAGTAGCTAGTAGCCACAAGGGCTCTGCTTTGGCTCCCCAGTCAGAGGCAGCAGCCATGCTCTGAATCCCAGCAGGATTCAGGAAGAGAGACTTGGGGATCCTGTTCTCAGatcctgtttgtgagcttcccataacAGGCACCAGGATGcaggcctagatgggccactggcctgatcctgcagtctCTTCTTTTGCTCTGAAATCCAGCTagtctcccgcttggactactgcaatgcactctatgtggggctacctttgaaggtgacccggaaactgcaattaatccagaacgtggcagctagactggtgactgggagtggccggcgggaccacataacaccggtcctgagagatctacattggctcccagtacatttacgagcacaattcaaagtgttggtgatgacctttaaagccctaaacggccttggtcctgtatacctgaaggagtgtctccacccccatcgttcaggccggacactgaggtccagcgccgagggccttctgtcggttccctcactgcgagaagcaaagctacagggaaccaggcagagggccttctcggtagtggcgcctgccctgtggaacggcctcccatcagaggtcaagggaataaacaactacctgacattcagaaaatacctgaagacagccctgtatagggaagtttttaatctgtgatattttaaatgtattttaatatttgatggaagccgcccagagtggctgaggagacccagccagatgggcggggtacaaattattattattattattattattattattattattattactatagcTGGGTGACTTCCTCAAATGGGAAAGGTAGGTTGCTTCATGCTCCCGGGTGCCAGGACGCATGGCGCCCTCTCCTGAAGggcaagacaccccccccccacccccctggagGCTGTGCCAGAGCCACCGCCGggattctccccccctccctccctccagagcACTCACCAATCTCCTTGCCCAGTCCAGAGCCCAACATGGAGCCAGCAGAGCTGACAACGGCACACTTCCCCAGGGGGGCCAGCTCCTGCCTCAGGCTCCTGTGAGGCAGCAGCCCCCTCCACTCTGGGTCTGCAAAGGGCCCCTCGTCCCCCAGGAGTGTGGTCACTGCCACACGACTCTGGAGCTGGCACAAGAGCTCTGTTCCAGTTGCATTGGGGTTCCCTCCGCGCTGCGTGGTGGCCTCCGGAGGCACCCGGTACTTGTTCATGGCTTGGTAGTTCTGGAAGACTTGCTGAAGGCGGGGGCCCAGCACCCCCGAAGAGAGTTTCTTCTGCCAGGCAGCCCAGGGCAGGGGCTGCAACTGGACAGTCATCCTGGAGCCCCTCCAGGacctgcccagcccctctgcaaGGCGATGCCAGAATCTCCACAGGCCAGAGAGGAAGAAGTGCCACAACGGAGCCTGCTGGGCAGAGGAAAGGCCCCGGTTGGCAGACCCAGCACCCAGGAGCCGCTGAAGAGTCTGGTTGCTTCCGGAGGGTGGCTGGAGGCTCCGGGAGatagcagcagctgcagaggTCGGGGGTCCTCCTGCCCCATGGTGGGCCAAGCGCAGCATGAGCCCAGACTGCAGGCAGAGCAAGGAGAGTGTGGCCAGGCAGAGCAGAGCAAAGCTCAGCCAGGCACAGCCCTGTCCCCATCGCCAGGGGGGGCGCAGGCAGCACCAGGGGTCCACAAGCCTGTGGAGAGATGGGCACAGCAAGGTGAGACACCTGGGGGTGCCATGGCTCAGTCCTTTGGCCA
Above is a window of Lacerta agilis isolate rLacAgi1 chromosome 3, rLacAgi1.pri, whole genome shotgun sequence DNA encoding:
- the LOC117044503 gene encoding beta-galactoside alpha-2,6-sialyltransferase 1-like: MRRRRRLVDPWCCLRPPWRWGQGCAWLSFALLCLATLSLLCLQSGLMLRLAHHGAGGPPTSAAAAISRSLQPPSGSNQTLQRLLGAGSANRGLSSAQQAPLWHFFLSGLWRFWHRLAEGLGRSWRGSRMTVQLQPLPWAAWQKKLSSGVLGPRLQQVFQNYQAMNKYRVPPEATTQRGGNPNATGTELLCQLQSRVAVTTLLGDEGPFADPEWRGLLPHRSLRQELAPLGKCAVVSSAGSMLGSGLGKEIDSHDAVLRFNGAPTTGYEQDVGTKTTIRLVNSQLMASPEQHFLDDQLYAQGALVAWDPAPFPGDLQEWFEAPDYPIFRPFRAVRSQRPQQLFHLLHPRVQWQLWGLVQEGAPEAVQRNPPSSGLLGTVLMLSLCDLVHVYEFLPSQRQSPRCHYYQDFVDEACTLGAYHPLLFEKDLVRRMNQGSLDDLARLGRVTLPGFRALNCTLED